The Zingiber officinale cultivar Zhangliang chromosome 10A, Zo_v1.1, whole genome shotgun sequence genome contains a region encoding:
- the LOC122027422 gene encoding uncharacterized protein LOC122027422 yields MAEEEEFARAVEDGLKLAKRVYAGKERQILEPPNPVAGMDRKADLFLPSAPMVYAVVSDPRIVDNPDIPSYQPYVYGKCDPPALIPLHMVDIEMEVDCLLDSTFVSFRGRWRIHCVMRNKSCNCRLAVPMGEQGSVLGVEIVVGGKSYHTQVIEEEHNLGNSAENEGSGFLKRHIFYLTIPQVNGGSDISINARWSQKLTYNYDQFLVSIPFNFPEYVTPFSKIVAKREKIQLNINSGFEKELLIQKTSHHLKEQNRHAGKLNFLYEADVDSWSNKDFEFSYSLYSDDLSGGILVKSPTTHDGDHRDMFCFYLFPGSNQRRKAFKNEIVFVVDVSGSMHGKFIENVKSSLAASLLELGPGDLFDIIAFNDELHFFSPCLEHATEEMIENAIQWMNKDFIAEGGTNIMHPLKEAIGLLSSTNSSVPHIFLITDGAVEDERNICNTIKTLLANTGSVSPRISTFGIGLYCNHYFLKMLASIGRGQYDAAYDPDSIGTHIPKWFCRASSTIVANLTVDSFTDLDELEVHSINIPDLSAQCPLIISGRFYGKFPETLQAKGILADMTDIVINLKVHNTQDFPLEKALVKRHIDLLTAQAWFTESKQLEEKVAKLSIHSSTPSEYTCMVLLQNDTVKEAVKQVKKKTSFKRAGQGYNFPTVVHGVTMGFGDPTATKENRQFGELKKPEILAVYNKTIGRCSKIAYCCCCPCCIKTCSRMNDQLMIVLTQLCTALSCLACLECCSELWGGN; encoded by the exons ATGGCTGAGGAAGAGGAGTTCGCGAGGGCCGTCGAGGACGGGCTGAAGCTGGCGAAGCGTGTGTACGCTGGAAAGGAGCGGCAGATCTTGGAGCCTCCGAATCCGGTGGCGGGGATGGATCGTAAGGCGGACTTGTTCCTTCCTTCGGCGCCGATGGTGTACGCGGTGGTATCCGACCCCCGGATTGTCGACAATCCGGATATCCCCAGCTACCAGCCGTATGTGTACGGGAAGTGCGACCCCCCGGCCCTGATCCCTCTCCATATGGTAGACATCGAGATGGAGGTTGACTGCCTCCTCGATTCGACCTTCGTCTCTTTCCGCGGCCGGTGGCGGATCCATTGCGTGATGCGGAATAAGAGCTGCAACTGCCGGCTGGCTGTCCCTATGGGTGAACAG GGTTCGGTTCTAGGTGTTGAGATTGTGGTTGGTGGAAAATCATATCATACCCAGGTGATTGAAGAAGAACATAACCTAGGAAATAGTGCTGAAAATGAAGGCAGTGGCTTCCTAAAACGACACATATTTTACTTAACAATTCCTCAG GTCAATGGAGGATCAGACATTTCTATCAATGCAAGATGGTCACAAAAGTTGACATATAATTATGATCAGTTCTTGGTTAGCATACCATTCAATTTTCCAGAATATGTCACTCCTTTCTCAAAAATTGTTGCAAAAAGGGAAAAGATTCAGTTAAACATCAATAGTGGTTTTGAAAAGGAGCTTCTGATCCAGAAGACAAGCCATCATTTGAAG GAACAAAATCGCCATGCAGGAAAGTTAAATTTTTTGTATGAAGCAGATGTTGACAGTTGGTCAAATAAAGATTTTGAATTCTCATATAGT CTTTATTCAGATGACTTGTCTGGTGGTATACTCGTAAAGTCTCCAACAACACATGATGGTGACCACAGAGATATGTTCTGTTTTTATCTTTTTCCGGGAAGTAATCAGAGAAGAAAG GCTTTCAAAAATGAGATTGTCTTTGTTGTCGATGTAAGCGGAAGCATGCACGGAAAGTTTATTGAGAATGTTAAAAGCTCGTTAGCTGCATCACTGTTAGAGCTCGGGCCGGGTGATTTGTTTGATATCATAGCTTTCAATGATGAGCTTCACTTTTTTTCACCATGCTTAGAGCATGCTACTGAAGAAATGATAGAAAATGCTATCCAGTGGATGAATAAGGATTTTATTGCAGAGGGTGGAACAAACATCATGCACCCCTTGAAGGAG GCAATTGGTTTATTATCGAGTACAAATAGTTCAGTTCCACACATTTTTCTCATAACTGATGGAGCTGTTGAAGATGAGCGCAACATCTGTAATACCATTAAAACTCTTCTGGCAAATACTGGATCTGTATCTCCTCGGATTTCGACGTTTGGCATTG GTCTTTATTGCAATCATTACTTCTTGAAGATGCTGGCTTCTATCGGGAGGGGGCAGTATGATGCTGCATATGATCCAG ATTCAATAGGAACACATATTCCAAAATGGTTTTGTAGAGCTTCATCAACCATAGTTGCAAACCTGACAGTTGACAGCTTCACTGACCTTGATGAATTGGAG GTCCACTCTATTAATATTCCAGATCTTTCAGCTCAATGTCCACTGATAATATCAGGCCGATTTTATGGAAAATTTCCAGAGACTCTTCAAGCTAAGGGAATCTTGGCTGACATGACTGATATTGTTATCAACTTGAAGGTGCACAACACACAGGATTTTCCTCTTGAGAAA GCATTGGTCAAGCGGCATATTGATCTTCTTACAGCTCAGGCGTGGTTTACTGAGAGTAAACAACTTGAGGAAAAG gtgGCTAAATTAAGCATACACAGTAGCACTCCTTCAGAGTATACATGTATGGTTTTACTTCAAAATGACACTGTAAAGGAGGCTGTAAAACAG GTGAAGAAGAAAACATCCTTTAAGCGAGCTGGCCAAGGATACAACTTTCCAACCGTGGTGCATGGAGTGACTATGGGCTTTGGCGATCCAACTGCAACCAAAGAAAATCGCCAATTTGGGGAGCTGAAGAAGCCTGAGATCCTTGCTGTCTACAACAAGACCATTGGCCGCTGTAGCAAGATAGCCTACTGCTGCTGCTGCCCCTGCTGCATAAAAACATGCAGTAGGATGAACGATCAACTTATGATTGTTTTAACGCAGCTCTGTACAGCTCTATCATGCCTTGCCTGCTTAGAATGCTGCAGTGAGTTATGGGGCGGCAACTAG